The genomic interval GGCATCCAGGGTTTTTAAAACTTCTCCGTTTTCAGCTCGGCGTACAACAAGGCTTCCTCCACGAACAAACCGGTGATCAAAGGCATGCAAAGGATGGCCCGTTTCCAACATGACATAATTGGTGGCATCCACAATATTGTTGATGGGACGAACCCCCAGGCTTTCAAGTTTGGCCTGTAACCACTGGGGCGAAGGCCCAATGGCCACTCCCCGAATCACCCTTAAACAATAACGGGGACAGGCTTTCCTGTCGCGAACCCGTACTTTGACATAGGTTTTGGTTGGATAAGTTCCTTCGACAAAATAATTGCGTGCTTGTTTGAAAGGCAACCCCAGAAAAGAGGCAAGTTCACGCGCAAGACCAATATGGGAAAGGCAATCCCCACGGTTGGGAGTGACGGCTACTTCAAGAATATGGTCGTTATAACCCAGATGATGCGCCAGTGTTTCACCGGGTTTGGCTTTGTCTGAAAGGATCAGCAGCCCCTGGGATTCTTCGGCCAGCCCCAGCTCTTTAGCCGAGCAAAGCATGCCATGGGATTCTACGCCACGAAGACTGGCCTTTTGGATGACCAGGCCATTGGGAAAAACCGTTCCTATTTGGGCAAAGGGATATTTTTTTTCTGCTTCGACATTGGGAGCCCCGCACACCACCTGATATTCCTGTTTCCCATCAGAAACACGACAAACCGACAAACGATCGGCCTGGGGATGTTTTTCTTTGGAAAGAACCAATCCGACAATAATCCCTTCCCATTTCTTGGATTGGTCTTCGATGGCCTCAACTTCAAGCCCGATTAAGGTAAGCTTTTCAGCCAACCCTTGAGGCGAAAGTTTGAGAGCGGGAAGCAATTCTTTAAGCCAGCGGCAAGAGATTTTCATATTAGAATTGTTTCAAAAACCTTAAATCATTTTCAAAAAACAACCGGATATCGTTAATGCCATATTTAAGCATGGTTATTCGTTCAATGCCGACACCAAAAGCAAAACCCGTGTATTTTTCAGGATCAATTTTTACAAATTTGAAAACAGCGGGGTCCACCATACCACACCCCATAATTTCAAGCCAACCGGTGTTCTTGCAAACGCGACACCCGTCTCCCTTGCAAAACACGCAACCGATATCCACTTCGGAGGAAGGTTCGGTAAATGGGAAAAAACTGGGACGAAACCTCACTTTTACCTTTGATTCAAAAATCAGGCGCAAAAAAGTTTCAACGACCCCTTTAAGATGGGACAGGGTCACATTTTCATCCACAAGAAGACCCTCAATTTGGTGAAACATGGGAGTATGGGTCATGTCTGAATCACGACGATAAACAACCCCCGGCGCCACAATTTGAATGGGGGGGGGTGTTTTTTCCATCACACGAATTTGAACCGGAGAGGTATGCGTTCTTAAAACTTTGGAACCATCCACATAAAAAGTGTCCTGCATATCGCGGGCTGGATGGTTTTGGGGAATATTGAGTGCTTCAAAATTATAGTAATCGGTCTCAATTTCAGGACCATGGGCTAAATCAAAACCCATGCGGCTAAAAATATCCTTCATTTCATCCAAAACTAAATTGACAGGATGAGCGTGCCCATGGGGAAGCCTAAAGCCCGGCAAACTGGTGTCAATATGGTCTTTTTGAAGCCCCTCATTTATATTATTTTTATTTATATTTTCTTGAATATTAGAATACAAAGATTCAAGTTCAACTTTAAGTTGATTGGCCAAAGCACCCAGAACGGGTC from Deltaproteobacteria bacterium GWA2_45_12 carries:
- a CDS encoding phenylalanine--tRNA ligase subunit alpha; its protein translation is MEAKDVFVQASNLDDLYQKKLIFLGKKGRLTEVLKELGQLSVQDRPVLGALANQLKVELESLYSNIQENINKNNINEGLQKDHIDTSLPGFRLPHGHAHPVNLVLDEMKDIFSRMGFDLAHGPEIETDYYNFEALNIPQNHPARDMQDTFYVDGSKVLRTHTSPVQIRVMEKTPPPIQIVAPGVVYRRDSDMTHTPMFHQIEGLLVDENVTLSHLKGVVETFLRLIFESKVKVRFRPSFFPFTEPSSEVDIGCVFCKGDGCRVCKNTGWLEIMGCGMVDPAVFKFVKIDPEKYTGFAFGVGIERITMLKYGINDIRLFFENDLRFLKQF